TTCGCCCATCGCAATGACGATCTGCTTGTAGGGCACCGTCGTGCAATCGCCGGCGGCGAATACGCCGGGCACCGAGGTGGCGCCGCGCGCGTCGATCTCGATCTCGCCGAAGCGGTTGAGCGCGACCGTACCCTTGAGCCAGTCGGTGTTCGGCAACAGGCCGATCTGCACGAAGATGCCTTCGAGTTCGAGGTGGTGACTTTCGTTGGTGGTGCGATCGGTATAGACGAGGCCGGTGACCTTCTGGCCGTCGCCGATCACCTCGGTGGTCTGGGCGCTCACGATCACGGTCACGTTCGGCAGACTGGCGAGCTTTTGCTGCAACACCGCATCGGCGCGCAGCTTGCCGTCGAACTCGAGCAGCGTGACGTGGGCGACGATGCCGGCGAGATCGATCGCCGCCTCGACGCCGGAATTGCCGCCGCCGATCACCGCGACCCGCTTGCCCTTGAATAGCGGCCCATCGCAGTGCGGGCAGAAGCACACGCCCTTGGCCTTGTATTCGGCCTCACCCGGCACCTTGAGTTCACGCCAGCGCGCTCCGGTGGCAAGGATGACGGTCTTCGCCTTCAGCGTCGCGCCTGATTCGAGACGAAGCTCGTGCAGCCTCTCGCCAGGCACGAGTTCGACCACGCGCTGTGCGTTCATGATGTCGACGCCGTAGTCACGCACGTGCGCCTCGAGCGCCGCGGCGAGCCGCGGTCCTTCGGTGTATTTCACCGAGATGAAGTTCTCGATCGCCAGCGTGTCGAGCACCTGGCCGCCGAAACGTTCGGCGACGACGCCGGTGCGGATGCCTTTCCTCGCCGCATAGATCGCCGCTGCGGCCCCTGCTGGTCCGCCACCGACGACGAGCACGTCGAAAGGCGCCTTGGCGGCGATCTCCGCGGCGGCGCGCTGGCCAGCACCGGTATCGAGCTTGGCGACGATTTCCTCGAGGCTCATGCGGCCATGACCGAATTCCTCGCCATTCAGATAGACGACCGGCACGGCCATGATCTGGCGCGCCTCGACTTCCTTCTGGAACAACGCGCCATCGACCATCGTGTGGGTGACGCCGGGATTGAGCACCGCCATCAGGTTCAGCGCCTGCACGACATCCGGGCAGTTGTGGCAGGACAACGAGACGAAAGTCTCGAATATGAACTTGCCAGGGATGGCCTTGATCCGCTCGATCAGTGCGGCATCGACCTTTGGCGGATAACCGCTCGCCTGCAACAGCGCAAGCACCAGAGAAGTGAATTCGTGCCCCATCGGCAGGCCGGCGAAATGGATGCGATGGGACTCACCCGGCCGCCCCACCGAAAACGACGGGCGACGCTCGGCAGCACCGTCTTCACGCACGCTCACTTTCGGCGAAAGCGCGGCGATCTCGGCTAGCAGCGCACTCATCTGGCGCGAGACGTCGCTCGCATCCGGCGAGACGACGAGCTCGATCGGCTCGACCAGACGTTCGAGATAGGCACTCAGCTGGGCCTTGATGGTATCGTCGAGCATGAGGACTTCCTTGTGCAGGGATGACAAGGGAAAGCCCCGGGGCTTTCCGCTGCCATCCCCCGGCGGAGCCGGGGGGATATGGGAAGGTGATGCTTAGATCTTGCCGACCAGTTCCAGAGACGGCTTCAGCGTCGCTTCGCCTTCCTTCCACTTCGCGGGGCAGACTTCACCCGGATGCGCCTCGATGTACTGCGCGGCCTTGACCTTGCGCAGCAGCTCGGAGGCATCACGACCGATGCCGAGATCATGGATTTCGATGACCTTGATGACGCCCTGCGGGTTCATCACGAAGGTACCGCGCAGCGCCAGACCCTCTTCCTCGATCATCACGTCGAAGTTGCGGGAAATCGTGCCGGTCGGATCGCCGATCATCGGATACTTGATCTTCTTGATCGTCTCGGAGGCATCGGCCCAGGCCTTGTGCACGAAGTGAGTGTCGGTGGACACCGCATAGACCTCGACGCCGATCTTCTGGAATTCCGGGTAGAGATCGGCCATGTCGCCCAGCTCGGTCGGGCAGACGAAAGTGAAGTCGGCGGGGTAGAAAAAGAAGACCGACCACTTGCCTTTGACGTCGGCATCGGTGATTTCGACGAACTTGCCGTTGTGGTAGGCCTGGGCTTTGAAAGGTTTGAGGGTGGTGTTGATCAACGACATGATGTGCTCTCTCCTTGTGTGGTGGTTGGATGATGTTCGGATGTGTGGCGTCGATAATCCCGACGCGACTGAATGAATTCTATGTGCGGCTGCAGCATCGTTCCAATTGATTGTTGCGATTTTCACGATAGCCTTTCCCTATTGACATGATCAGCCTTCTGATAGCCAAAGGCTATCAAATCATTATGAAAAAACAATTTCCCCAACGCTTCGCGCGGCTCTAGGATGAAATGGTCAGAGCGTTACTGCGTTCTGCGCCAACAACCATCATCTGAGGAGGTCACCATGCAACTCAAAGGATC
This genomic interval from Sulfuricystis multivorans contains the following:
- the ahpF gene encoding alkyl hydroperoxide reductase subunit F: MLDDTIKAQLSAYLERLVEPIELVVSPDASDVSRQMSALLAEIAALSPKVSVREDGAAERRPSFSVGRPGESHRIHFAGLPMGHEFTSLVLALLQASGYPPKVDAALIERIKAIPGKFIFETFVSLSCHNCPDVVQALNLMAVLNPGVTHTMVDGALFQKEVEARQIMAVPVVYLNGEEFGHGRMSLEEIVAKLDTGAGQRAAAEIAAKAPFDVLVVGGGPAGAAAAIYAARKGIRTGVVAERFGGQVLDTLAIENFISVKYTEGPRLAAALEAHVRDYGVDIMNAQRVVELVPGERLHELRLESGATLKAKTVILATGARWRELKVPGEAEYKAKGVCFCPHCDGPLFKGKRVAVIGGGNSGVEAAIDLAGIVAHVTLLEFDGKLRADAVLQQKLASLPNVTVIVSAQTTEVIGDGQKVTGLVYTDRTTNESHHLELEGIFVQIGLLPNTDWLKGTVALNRFGEIEIDARGATSVPGVFAAGDCTTVPYKQIVIAMGEGAKASLSAFDHMIRHGT
- the ahpC gene encoding alkyl hydroperoxide reductase subunit C, with product MSLINTTLKPFKAQAYHNGKFVEITDADVKGKWSVFFFYPADFTFVCPTELGDMADLYPEFQKIGVEVYAVSTDTHFVHKAWADASETIKKIKYPMIGDPTGTISRNFDVMIEEEGLALRGTFVMNPQGVIKVIEIHDLGIGRDASELLRKVKAAQYIEAHPGEVCPAKWKEGEATLKPSLELVGKI